Genomic segment of bacterium:
TCTCAGCCATCGTGCCGCGTCTTGTGGGAAAGAAGCTTGTCTTGGACGTCCATGACACCATCTTGGAAACGTTCAAGGTGAAATTTGGCTGGGGAGCAAATGGGCTCTTACCCTTTGTTCTCCGTCTGGAGGAGAAAGTCTCTTTTGCCATTGCCCACCGTATCATCTGCGTGAACGATGTTCAGCGAGAAGCCTTGCTCAGAAGGGGTGTCCCTCCTGCTAAGACCTATGTGTCCATGAACGTGCCGGATCCCAATCTGTTCAATGGGGTCAAGGAAGCTTTCGCGACCAAAGATCACAACAGGGGCAGTTTCCGGGTTGTGTATCATGGGACCATCTCCAAGAGGCTCAGTTTGGACGTTGCAATTCGCGCTGTGGTCAGTCTTCGATCACAGATCCAGGGGCTTGAATTTCACATCGTCGGAAGTGGAGATGATATGGAGGAATTTGAGCGCCTCATTAGGGAGTTGGGCGCCGAAGAGATGGTCATTTTTGTCGGCAACAGAAGTCTCGATGAGATTCCTGGGATTCTCTCCGAGATGGACGTTGGCGTTGTCCCGAACGACAGAAACCCGGCCACAGAGCTGATGCTCCCAGTCAAGATGATGGAGTGCATCGCACTTGGGATACCCGTTGTGGTGCCGAGGCTAAGGGCAATACAGCACTACTTCTCCGAAGACATGGTGACCTACTTTGAAGCCGGTGACCCAGTGTCCCTGTCTCAGGCTTTGCTAGATCTTTACGAGGACCCCGAGAAGCGGCACCGAAAGACGAAAAACGCTTTAAGGTTCTTGGACAGTCACGGATGGCAGCGTCAGAAATTGGACTTCATTGAGTTCTGCAAGGGACTGGTCAACTAAAGATGGCCAGGTCTCAGATGATAGGTGTGCTGCCGGTGCAAAGCCATTAGAGGCCTGAAACCGGGCAGGCCCTTACAAGCAAAGCATCGATGGGCAGTGGGGGCCGCCCATGGAGTCCTTGGGATCTTTGCCTTTAGAAG
This window contains:
- a CDS encoding glycosyltransferase family 4 protein; protein product: MVAYTEYSTDARIRREAETLASLSGFDVRLLSLREGPAPREYEKNGVVIHELPIAKYQGKKSTRYILSYLRFMLLAFFKINQLLLRGALDLVHVHNMPDFLVFSAIVPRLVGKKLVLDVHDTILETFKVKFGWGANGLLPFVLRLEEKVSFAIAHRIICVNDVQREALLRRGVPPAKTYVSMNVPDPNLFNGVKEAFATKDHNRGSFRVVYHGTISKRLSLDVAIRAVVSLRSQIQGLEFHIVGSGDDMEEFERLIRELGAEEMVIFVGNRSLDEIPGILSEMDVGVVPNDRNPATELMLPVKMMECIALGIPVVVPRLRAIQHYFSEDMVTYFEAGDPVSLSQALLDLYEDPEKRHRKTKNALRFLDSHGWQRQKLDFIEFCKGLVN